The Streptomyces venezuelae genomic interval GGTCAGCTGCCTGCGCAGACGTATCGATCACCACATGCGCGGACCCGAGCGCGGCGATACGTTCCTCTGCCAGGGCCAGCAGCCGCTGCCCGAGCCCCGTCCCCCGGTACGCCGGATCCACCGCCAGCTGCCAGAACGATCCCGCACCCACCGGAGCGGGATACCCCTCTGGTACGGAATACGGAGCCGCCACCGTCACCGACCCCACCAGTTCCGCACCCCGGACGGCGAGCCAGCACTCCCCGCCGCCCGCTCGGTACTCGGTGTCATGCACTGTCTGATACGAGGCGAAGAAGACCCGGCCCGCCGTAGCATGATCGGCATACGAGCGGTGAAGCAAGGCGGTCAGTTCTTCCATGGAGTCGTCGGCAGCAAGACGGCGCAGCCCGAAGCCCCTGGTCAAGACCCCTGTCCCTTCCTCCATGACCTACCACCCGCCGTGTTCCTTGATCGCGGTTGCGCTGCGACCCCCTAGACCCATATTGGAATAAAGTGGAACAAAGGGGGTCATTGACCGGGGAGGTCAGATGGCTACGAGCCTGGTGACCGAATACGGACCGAAGCAGTGGAAGGACATAGTCCATCGCGGGCAGCGGCTCGTCGGTACCGAGAGCACGGTCCAGTTCCAGCTGGGCGACATCGGCCTTGAGATGGTCCCTCTCCCGCCGAAGGGCAAGCGGCTGCCCATGAAGGCGTACAACATGCTGGCGGACTACGCCGACGAGGTCGGACTGACGCGAGAGACGTTCGAGGGGTACCGGCTCGTCGCCGGCGCGTGGCCCAGGAAGCAGCGACAGAAGGACGTGTGCTGGACGGTCCACTCCATCCTCTCCCACCGGCATGACCGCTTCGAGCTGATCCTCGACCCGCCGGTCCACCGTAAGACCGGCCGTCGTGAGTGGACCTGTGCTGGGGCCCAGCGCGCCGTGGGCTGGAAGACCGACGTTCCGGAAACCGAAGAGGAGCGCCTCCGGATAGTCGAGGATCTACTTGATGACGAGCAAGTGGCGGCGGCGGCAGTCGAGCGCGTCATGCGCCGGGAGACGGTGGCACGGCAAGTGGTCGAGAAGCCCGCTGTTCGCGAGTCTTTCAACCGGGCTCAGACGGAGCGGATAGTCGAGGCGCGAGAGCAGACGAGGAAGCGCCCCGAGATCCGACGCATCAACGAGCAAGCGGAGGCCCTCTCCGTCCTACGCCTCTGCTCCGACTTCACCCACGGCATAGGCCGCGCTCTGCCCACCCTTCACGTTGCCGAGCTTTCCGAGGACGCGAAGGAATCGATCCGGGAAGGGCTCCAACGAGTCACCGCAGCCGTCTCGTGGACAGAGCACGCCCTGGACACAGGAAGCACCGACATGGACGCGGCCCTGGAACGGCTGCTCGCCGAGTAGCGGGTGAAAGAAGGTCGATACCGAACAGAACGAGGAGGGGCCGAATCAGGTCTGCCCTCCGCGCGCGGGGCGACGCAGACAGAACAAGATCGAAAGATCGACTGGAGGAGCCGACGAGACCAAGCGCGGAGGATGCTCGTCCAGTTCTCGAAGGATGAATAGCGATGACCGCCCACCAGCCTGCTGAGCTGTCAGCACAGATGGTGAAAGACGCCCTGGACAGGGCCGGCACGCGAGGCTTGACCTTTGACGAGCTGGTCGAGGATACGGGACTCACTTACTACCAGGTCAGGTACGGGATTTCCTTCCTCCGGGAGAGCCTCGCGGACCTGAAGGACTCAGACGCCGTGTTCACGTACGACCCCCGGGAGCACGTGTACCGCATCGTGTACATCCCCGAGGTCGCGGAACTCTACGAGGTCTTCAGGCTGCAGGGGGAGGCCACGCGAACTCTTCGGATGCTGGCAGGCACGGTAATCCCCCACTCCAAACTGGCGCGCACAAAGGCGGTACGTCTGATGCGCCGCCACCTGGAGGTCGTAGTCGAGGACGCCAAGGACCTCCTTGCACCAGTCTGATCAAGAAGCAGCTGGTGCGACTCGTCGCGACGATTCCACGTCATCAGGAGGCCCACCAGTGACCGGCAGCCCAGGAAGACGCAGCGCCGACACCGCCCCGGCGGAGGCGCAAGAGTTCATCCGCCGGGGCCGTGCCCTGGCGGCGGAGGAGTGCGAAGCCCTGCTCCTGCTGGGTGACCTCATCAACCATGACTTCTCGGGCCGCAATGCCCGTGATCCCGAGTTCAAGGAGTTCGCCGCAGCGATCGGCATGACTCCCGCCGTCCTTGCCAGGTACACCGAGGTTGCCGCATTCTTCCCGCCCAAGAGCCGTCGCCCGGAGATGTCGTTCTCGTGGCACGAGAAGCTGATGGTCTTGCTGAAGCAGGCAGGGGAGCGGACCTCGGGTCCCGCGAGGTGATCCACTTCTTGACTGGCGGGTACCCACGAACCGAATCGACGCCGATCCCGCCCGGCGACACCGCAGCGGGACTGGAGCCGCTCCACCTGCGGCAGCGCCCGCAATCCCGTCGATGCCCCACGACGCCGGGCCGTGCCCCATCCGTGCCCTTCGGAGCGGCGAACAGCGGTCAGCGCGGGTATCCCTGCACCCTTCGGTGCCGCCACGCCGGAGGATGTTTTCCCAGGTCAGACGCCAAATGATCTGCCTAAGCGGCGGTGATTCCCAAGCTTATAGCGCGGGTTCGATTCCCGTCATCCGTTCGTGAACGAAGCCCCAGGTCAGCGGCCTGGGGCTTCGTTGTTCTCGCTTGCTTTCCCTTGTTCTTGCGAGCCTGGGCTACTCGCCTCGGGGGCGCCAGACCGCGGCCTGGCGGACGGACACGAGCGCACCCCACACCCAGCCCGCGACGCCCACGAACGTGGCCGCGGCGGCGCACGCGGCGAGGAGTCCACCGGAGATGTACGAGGCGCCGGAGTCGGTGGTGGGGAAGGCCAGCCACTTGCCCACGACGGAGCCCACGAGGCCGGCCAGGGTCAGGGGCACGAGGATGCCGTGGGCGGCGGTGGACCAGTAGACGCGGGTATTGCCGGTGAGCGTGGTCACTGGGGCGAGGGCGCGGCCATTGCGGAGGAATTCCGCCAGGCCGGCGATGGCCGAGGCCGCGGCGAGCAGGGTGATGCCTGCCAGGCCGAACAAGGTGAGCCAGTTTCCTTGAAGCTGGTTCACCTTGGCGCCCGCGAGCCAGTTCTCGCCGATGGTGCCGACCTCCGCTCCCAGGGGGAACGTCCGGTACGCCTGTTGCTTGATCAACGCCACCGGCAGGTCCGTCGCATCCCGGGACACGAGAACCGACTGGGTGAATCCCCTCCCGTCGTTCAGCGATGTCACCGGATCCGCCTGGACCACGCTCACCTTGCCCTGAACTCCGCTGTTCCAACCGATCAGTTCCCTCATACGTGGATCCTGGGGCGGTCCGGTCAGACTCGACGGCTCGCGGGAGCAGCGCAGTTCGAGGGCCTGGAGTGCAGGGCACCTGCCTCGGATCGTCAAGCGGTCCGCTTCAGGGTCCTTCGTCAGGGACAGCTCCGCCATGTCGTCGGGGAGGGAGCGGCGGAAGGCCGCCAGCTGCCCGGCCGTGGCGGCACGGGGCTCGATGACCAGGGCGGACGACCCGATGCGCTCGACCGTGGCCTGCGCCGCCAGGGCATCCGCGCCGAGCTGCCCCTGCCAGGCGACCGCCTGGAGGAGAATCCCGATGGCGACCACGACTCCGGCGATCATGCGCGCCAGCGGCCCGGGATGAACAGCGGCACGACGGCCGGCGATGAGGAGCCCCGGCCTGCCGTAGCGGCGCCCCAGACCGGCCAGCTTCTTTCCCAGGACGCCGATGATGACGGCGATCGCGGCGGGGAGTGTGGCGAGGGTGCCGGCGGCGCCGACCCAGTTGGTCATGACGAAGGCGGTGGTACCGGGAGGGAAGAGGTCCGGCCCGCGGACGGCGGTCAGGAGGAGGATGGGGCATGCCACGGCCCACTTCACCGGAGACCGGCGGGCTCCCCTGATCCGGGTGCCGCCCGTGTTCTTCCGGCCGATCGCGTCCGTCAGCACCACGACCGCCAGCACCGCCGCGGCCGCCGCGAGGCTCACGGCCAGGAACGCCCACCACCAGCCGCGCAGGTCGGAGGCGACCAGGACGTGTCCGGTCCAGGGGAGGCGGAGGTCCACGGTCGAGGCGACGCCCGCGACGGCCAGTGCGAGCAGGGTCCCTGCGGTGACGGGACGCAGGACCTCGCCCAGGACGATCAGGGCCCGGTCGCGCGGGGTGGCACCCAGCACCGTGACCAGGGCGGTGCGCCGGTCCCGTACGTACGAGCCGGTCCGGGCGGCGACCGCCAGCAGCACCGCGGCCGGCAGCACGAGGAGCAGGGCGATCAGGACCAGGAACGTCCACTCGGGCTTGGCGTCGTCCGACTGTCCCACCGTGTAGAACGTGGGGCCGGCGGAGGGCCCGTAGCCGATGATCGGCCTCACGCTGTCGTCCTTCGCCGCGGTGTGCGGCACGACGTAGGCGAAGAGTTCGTCGGGCGACTGCAGGCCCTCGGTGCCGATCAGGCCCACCGTCCGGCCGTACCGGGTGGTGATGTCCTCGGCGCCCGGGTGATCGCGCAGCGCCGGGGAGAGTACGGCCTCGCCCGGGCGAGGCCAGCTCGACACACCCGGGGGCAGTGGAGCGTCCGCGGAGAGCCGAGTGAGGAAGACGACCCGGTAGAGGCTGCTGCCGGGGACCGAGTCGCCGGTGACACTCCAGGTGGCGCGGGCCGTACTGCCCGGCACGTCTTGCTGGAACACGGGCGCGCGGGCCTCGCCGCGCGATGCCTGGCCCTCGTACGTGGCGTGCGTGGCGATCACCGACGCCAGGGACAGGGCGAGCATCGAGGTAGCCAGAAGGAGGGCCACGAACCTGACGCGCCCCGCCTCGGCGCGGCCTCCGGCCGTCGCCCCGACGGCGAGCAGCCTGCGGATAAGACCGTGCCGACTCATCGCTCCGCCGCCCACCCTTCCTGCACTGGGGTGAGGACGCCTCCGGTCAGGGTGAGGGTGCGGTCGGCGCGGCCGGCCACCGCGGGGTCATGGGTCACCAGGAGCAGACCGCAGTCGTACCGCCGAGGCATGTCGAACAAGGTGTCCGCCACCTTCTCCTTGGCTTCCTCGTCGAGGGCGCCGGTCGGCTCGTCCGCGAGAAGCAGCGTCGGGGAGTTGATCACCGCCCGCGCCACCGCAGCGCGCTGCCGCTCCCCGCCGGACAGTTCTTCGCTGGTCTCCGAGAGCGGCACCCCCAGCTGCGTCAGCAGCTCCCCCGCCCTCCGGTACGCGTCCTTGCGGGCCGCTCCCGCCAGAAGCGCCGCCAGGGCGACGTTGTCGGTGGGGGAGAGTTCGGGCAGGAGTTCGCCGAACTGGAAGACCATGCCGATGTGGCGGGCGCGGTGCTGGGCCAGGACCTTGCCCCGCAGGGCAGCCATGTCCACGCCGCCCACCTCGACCGTTCCCCCCGAGGGCCGGACCAGTCCCAGAGCGCACGACAGCAGGGTGGACTTGCCGGAGCCGCTCGGTCCCATCACCGCGACGGACTCTCCCGCTCGGACGTCCAGGTCCAGCGCACTGAACAAGGACCGCCCGGGAACCTCGTATGTGAGTCCTCTGATGGACAACACCATCTCAACCACTGTGCTCCGCTTCCGACATGTCTTGCCGTTCGTACTCGTTCACGCGCGGGACGGGGTGGCACACAGAGCGCGCCACCCCGTTGCATCGCGACCTAAGCAGCCGCGGTTCCGCTACCGGTAGGACCAGGCGGAGCACGGGTCCGGCTGGAAGTCCTTCTCCTGGCACGCCTTCAGTGCGCGCACGTAGTTGGTCGCGTCAGCCCCGCTGTACACGGTCGTACCGGAGCCGCTCTTGTTGCGCAGCTCGTGGTTGTCGGTCGTGCGACGGTGGTAGGTGGCATAGGTCTCGTCGCCGTCCGCCTTGGTGTCGCTGACTGCGATCGAGGCGTTGGTGCCGTAGCTCCACGCCTTCGCGCCCTCCTTCTCGCCGTACATGTCACCGGCCATCGCCGGCGTGGCGGCGAAAAGGGCAGCGCCTGTGACAGCCAGCACCGCAATCTTCTGCTTGAGGTTCATGCTTGTCCTCCCCTGTTCGCGAACCCTGGCTGGGTCCGTATGGTGTGCGGCCGCGCCTTCTGGCCTGATCGCTCAACGTCCAGAGCCAGCAGGTGGGCAACCGCGGTGTAACCGTGACAGCCGGAATCTTGTGGATCTAGGGGGCTGCCATTACATGGCGCGAAAGCAACGACGTCACAAATCGCATATGCGCGGCGGCCAAGGCGGGGTGGCTTCGGTCAACCGGAACAACGCATGTCCCACGCATGCCGGAGAAGGCTCCTGATCCGACGGACAAGCGGAGGCGTCACCTTCCAGATCTCCGCGAGTTCAATGGAATGTGCCACCTTCAACCAGCGCGAGGCTGAAAGCGGACGCCCCGGGCTGGAAGTACGTCATATGGCTGGGCATCAAGCGGCATGATGCCTCCGGAGCCAAACCCTGCGCGGCACGGTTCTTGGCGCTGCCGTTCTCCGATGCTCCGCAGAGCACCGTGACTCATAGCGCGCGTTCGATCCCACCCGCAGCGCATGGAGTTCGCTCCACCCTGGCCTGTACAAACATCAGGCATGCAGGTGTCGATCCGGACCGAACCTCGGGCGAAGAGGTCGGGCGGGTCAGCTCTCGTCCGTTTGCGGGGGAGTTTGGGATTCCGTCGGCTCGTCGGTCGGCGCCGAAGCGTCGCCGTCAAGAAGGGGGACCGTCGCCACGGTGGGCGGGCAGGTTTCCCCCTGTCGGGGGCTTGTCGCCCGTCCACTCCGTGGAGCAGATTCTGGCGAGGTCCACCACCCATTCCAGGTTCCGCTCCGGCAACTGGGCCGCGAGGCTGTCCAGCCACTCCTGCTCAGTCATGTCGTCATTCCCTCCCCTGATCGGGTACATCTTCCACCATTCTCCTGGGAGCACGAGCCGAACCGCGGCTTCCTGCGCGCGCTGCACGCCCTGGCCCGGGCGGCCGGCGCGATCGGCGAGAAGGAGGAGTTCGAGCGCTGCACGACCTTCCTGCGGGACTCCTCGGAGACCGCGGCCGAGACGCTCGGCTGACCTTCCGAACGGTCTTCCGGAGGACCCTCCGGAAGGCCTTCGATTCGGCCCTCCGGACGACCTGATCCGTCCCGGTTTCCCCCGTCTTGCGGGGCAGGGGGAAATCGGGACAGACCTCTCGACGTGTTCGAGCGCGTTCGAGGACGGAGCGGCGGGGCCGGTACGATCCCCGGGACCGCAGGACCGAAGACGCCGGTTCCGAGGCCCCGCCTCCTCTTCCCCCACACCGGCCGACGCAGGGGAGAAGTCTGTCGTGGGCAAGCGTGCCGCACCCGCAGGACGGCGAGGAAAACAGAGCCGCCGGCGGGGCAGAGGCAGACGCGGCCCCGTGCGCCGGCTCGCGCTGCCGGTCCTGGTCCTGGCAGCCCTCGCGCTCGGCGGCGGAGCCGCCCTCGCGCACTTCAACGGCCAGGTGGCCGACGATGCGGCCGCCCCCGCGCCGGAGGCGACGACCGCGACGGCGGCGCCCACGACGGACGCGCCCACGCCCCGGCCCACGACGGCGAAGCCGAAGCCGAAGGCCACGACGGCGAAGCCGAAGCCCACCCCCAAGCCGACCCCGAAGAAGACGACCGTGCCGCAGTCCGGCGCCGGGACCTTCACCACCGCGCAGGCCTCCGGCGACGCCGTCGGCACCGGCGGCTCGCTGCGCCGCTACCGCGTCCAGGTCGAGGACGGCATCGAGCTGTCGGCGCGCTCGGCGGCGGCCGAGATCCAGCAGATCCTGGACCATCCGCGCAGCTGGGCGGCGCACGGCCGGGGCCGCTTCCAGCTGGTCTCGCAGAACGCCGACTTCGTCATCCGGATCGCGACCCCGGACACGGCGGACGCCCTCTGTGCCCGGCAGGGCCTGAACACCCACGGCGAGCTGAACTGCGAGACCACGGACGGCGTCGTGGTGAACCTCAAGCGGTGGATGACCGGCTCGCCGACCTTCGCGGGGGAGGCGGCCGAGTACCGGCACCTGATCATCAACCACGAGGTCGGGCACGAGATCGGCATCCGGCAGCACATGGGCTGCCCGGGTCCGGGCAAGCTCGCGCCCGCGATGATGCAGCAGATCAAGGGCCTGAACGGCTGCCGGTCGAACGCATTTCCGTATGACGAAGACGGTAGCTACATCACGGGGCCGATCGTGTCATGATGCGGTTGGGACGGCGCGCGACGAAGCGCGTCTCCCGAGGGGACCGGGGCTCCCGTGCCGCAGGAACGAAGGCGCGCACGGTGGAGCAGACCGCTACCCGGTAGTTCGTATCGAGGAGACAGCAATGTCCACCTTCCCCGATGCCGGAGCCGGTTCGGTCGACCCGAACCTCGACTTCGCGGGTACCACGCCGTACGAGGACTACGTCCAGGCGGACGTCCTCACCCACCTCCAGCACCTCCGCTCGGACGACCCCGGCGAGATGGTCTTCCTGGTCACCACCCAGGTCATGGAGCTGTGGTTCACGGTCATCGTCCACGAGTGGGAGACCGCGAGCCGCGCCCTGCGCGAGGACCGCGTCCCCGTCGCGATGGACGCGCTCAAGCGCTCGGTCCGCGAGCTGGAGGCCCTGAACCACTCGTGGCGGCCGCTCGCCCAGCTCACCCCGGGCCAGTTCAACGCCTACCGGGCCGCGCTCGGCGAGGGCTCCGGCTTCCAGTCGGCGATGTACCGCCGCATGGAGTTCCTGCTCGGCGAGAAGTCCGCGTCCATGCTCGTCCCGCACCGGGGCGCGCCCCGCGTGCACGCCGAGCTGGAGAAGGCCCTCCAGGAGCCGAGCCTGTACGACGAGGTCCTCGGCCTGCTGGCCCGGCGCGGCCTGCCCGTGCCGCAGTCGGTCCTCGGCCGTGACCTCGCGCAGCGGTACGAGCCGTCCCCCGAGGTCGAGGCCGTCTGGGCCGGGATCTACGCGGACGCCGACCAGAACACCGAGCTGGTCCGGCTCGGCGAGGCCCTCAGCGACGTCGCCGAGCTCGTCTGGCGATGGCGCAACGACCACCTGGTCGCGACCAGGCGCGCGATGGGCGCGAAGACCGGCACCGGCGGTTCGGCCGGCGTGGCCTGGCTGGAGAAGCGGGCCCAGAAGAACGTGTTCCCGGAGCTCTGGACGGCCCGCAGCCATGTCTGACGACCTGCGACAGATAGCCCTCGGTCTCGACGCGGCCGACGAGCTGGCCAGGCACCGCGAGAAGTTCGCCCTCGACGCCGGGACCGTCTACCTCGACGGCAACTCCCTCGGCGCGCTCCCCGCGCACGTCCCGGCCCGCATGGCCGACGTGATCGCCCGCGAGTGGGGCGAGCTGCGCATCCGCTCCTGGGAC includes:
- a CDS encoding GNAT family N-acetyltransferase, encoding MTRGFGLRRLAADDSMEELTALLHRSYADHATAGRVFFASYQTVHDTEYRAGGGECWLAVRGAELVGSVTVAAPYSVPEGYPAPVGAGSFWQLAVDPAYRGTGLGQRLLALAEERIAALGSAHVVIDTSAQAADLVGWYRRRGYAPVGSWRWGVTNYESVVLLKELASGRRGG
- a CDS encoding DUF6192 family protein gives rise to the protein MATSLVTEYGPKQWKDIVHRGQRLVGTESTVQFQLGDIGLEMVPLPPKGKRLPMKAYNMLADYADEVGLTRETFEGYRLVAGAWPRKQRQKDVCWTVHSILSHRHDRFELILDPPVHRKTGRREWTCAGAQRAVGWKTDVPETEEERLRIVEDLLDDEQVAAAAVERVMRRETVARQVVEKPAVRESFNRAQTERIVEAREQTRKRPEIRRINEQAEALSVLRLCSDFTHGIGRALPTLHVAELSEDAKESIREGLQRVTAAVSWTEHALDTGSTDMDAALERLLAE
- a CDS encoding ABC transporter permease; translation: MSRHGLIRRLLAVGATAGGRAEAGRVRFVALLLATSMLALSLASVIATHATYEGQASRGEARAPVFQQDVPGSTARATWSVTGDSVPGSSLYRVVFLTRLSADAPLPPGVSSWPRPGEAVLSPALRDHPGAEDITTRYGRTVGLIGTEGLQSPDELFAYVVPHTAAKDDSVRPIIGYGPSAGPTFYTVGQSDDAKPEWTFLVLIALLLVLPAAVLLAVAARTGSYVRDRRTALVTVLGATPRDRALIVLGEVLRPVTAGTLLALAVAGVASTVDLRLPWTGHVLVASDLRGWWWAFLAVSLAAAAAVLAVVVLTDAIGRKNTGGTRIRGARRSPVKWAVACPILLLTAVRGPDLFPPGTTAFVMTNWVGAAGTLATLPAAIAVIIGVLGKKLAGLGRRYGRPGLLIAGRRAAVHPGPLARMIAGVVVAIGILLQAVAWQGQLGADALAAQATVERIGSSALVIEPRAATAGQLAAFRRSLPDDMAELSLTKDPEADRLTIRGRCPALQALELRCSREPSSLTGPPQDPRMRELIGWNSGVQGKVSVVQADPVTSLNDGRGFTQSVLVSRDATDLPVALIKQQAYRTFPLGAEVGTIGENWLAGAKVNQLQGNWLTLFGLAGITLLAAASAIAGLAEFLRNGRALAPVTTLTGNTRVYWSTAAHGILVPLTLAGLVGSVVGKWLAFPTTDSGASYISGGLLAACAAAATFVGVAGWVWGALVSVRQAAVWRPRGE
- a CDS encoding ABC transporter ATP-binding protein, whose amino-acid sequence is MVLSIRGLTYEVPGRSLFSALDLDVRAGESVAVMGPSGSGKSTLLSCALGLVRPSGGTVEVGGVDMAALRGKVLAQHRARHIGMVFQFGELLPELSPTDNVALAALLAGAARKDAYRRAGELLTQLGVPLSETSEELSGGERQRAAVARAVINSPTLLLADEPTGALDEEAKEKVADTLFDMPRRYDCGLLLVTHDPAVAGRADRTLTLTGGVLTPVQEGWAAER
- a CDS encoding DUF3152 domain-containing protein, translated to MGKRAAPAGRRGKQSRRRGRGRRGPVRRLALPVLVLAALALGGGAALAHFNGQVADDAAAPAPEATTATAAPTTDAPTPRPTTAKPKPKATTAKPKPTPKPTPKKTTVPQSGAGTFTTAQASGDAVGTGGSLRRYRVQVEDGIELSARSAAAEIQQILDHPRSWAAHGRGRFQLVSQNADFVIRIATPDTADALCARQGLNTHGELNCETTDGVVVNLKRWMTGSPTFAGEAAEYRHLIINHEVGHEIGIRQHMGCPGPGKLAPAMMQQIKGLNGCRSNAFPYDEDGSYITGPIVS
- a CDS encoding tryptophan 2,3-dioxygenase family protein, producing the protein MSTFPDAGAGSVDPNLDFAGTTPYEDYVQADVLTHLQHLRSDDPGEMVFLVTTQVMELWFTVIVHEWETASRALREDRVPVAMDALKRSVRELEALNHSWRPLAQLTPGQFNAYRAALGEGSGFQSAMYRRMEFLLGEKSASMLVPHRGAPRVHAELEKALQEPSLYDEVLGLLARRGLPVPQSVLGRDLAQRYEPSPEVEAVWAGIYADADQNTELVRLGEALSDVAELVWRWRNDHLVATRRAMGAKTGTGGSAGVAWLEKRAQKNVFPELWTARSHV